In one Sphingomonas sp. S1-29 genomic region, the following are encoded:
- the speD gene encoding adenosylmethionine decarboxylase, whose protein sequence is MIPPYDGRHLIADLHDCSGLDDLALVERALRDGAAAAGATVLDVRLHAFGPGQGVTGVALLAESHISIHSWPEHRYAAIDIFLCGRRCDPQAALAVIVAAFGGHVASETVIARGFGVIPAPVRAE, encoded by the coding sequence ATGATCCCCCCCTATGACGGCCGCCATCTGATTGCAGACCTCCACGATTGCAGCGGGCTCGACGACTTGGCGCTGGTCGAGCGTGCCCTGCGCGACGGCGCCGCGGCGGCGGGGGCAACGGTGCTCGACGTTCGGCTCCACGCCTTCGGGCCGGGGCAGGGGGTGACCGGGGTGGCGCTGCTCGCCGAATCGCACATCTCGATCCATAGCTGGCCCGAACATCGCTATGCCGCGATCGACATCTTCCTGTGCGGGCGGCGCTGCGATCCGCAGGCGGCGCTTGCGGTGATCGTGGCGGCGTTTGGTGGGCACGTGGCGAGCGAGACGGTGATCGCGCGGGGGTTCGGGGTAATCCCAGCCCCCGTTCGTGCTGAGTAG